TCCGCGAGGTCGCCCCGACCCGGGTCGCGATCTTCGAACACCGGGGCGACCCGGAGACCCTGGACCAGACCATCCAGCGCTTCATCGCCTGGCGGAAGTCGCAGGGGCTGTCGCCCGCCAACAGCACCACCTTCAACATCTGGCACACCGAGCGCCGACCGGCGAACCCGGCCGATTATCGCATGGAGCTGTGCGTCGGCCTTCCCGCCGGAAGCGACATCGCGATCGCTGGAGAGGGTGTGCGCGAGGGCGAAATCCCCGGCGGCCGCTGCGCCGTGCTGAGGGTCACCGGCGACACCCACAACCTGGAGCCCGCCGCCCTGTTCCTGTACCGCGACTGGCTGCCCGACAGCGGCGAGGAGATGCGCGACTTCCCCGTCTACTGCCAACGCTTCTTCCTCGAAGCCCCGGAACAGGGCACGGCGGCGGAGGTGCATCTGCCGTTGCGGTGAGGCGCTAACCCGCCCGGAACTCCGCATAGCTGACCACGCCGTCGTGGTTGCGGTCGAGGCGATCGAAGGCCGCGCGGGGGGCGGTGGCGGCATGCGAGGTCTGGGCCAGCGAAGGGGCGGCGACGGCGCCGATGGCGAGGCCTGCGGCGGCGGCGGCGAAGGCCTGCCACAGGCTGACGCGAGGACGGCGCGATGGCCCGGCGATCTCGCCGTCGATGAAGCGACGAACGGCCTCCGAGGCCGTGCGGCCTTCGGTCTGGCAGCGCGCCATGAAGGCGGTCTTGGTCTGGTGAGGCAGCCGGATCTCGAGCGTCTCGCTCTTCTTCGGCGACAACTGGCGGGTCATCGGGTGCGTCCTGTGGCGGGCTTTCGCGGAGTGAAGCTCCGATCGTGACGCGCCGCCAGTTTAAAATCGGTCATGCGCGACGCGATCAGCGCCGAAGGCCCAACCCGCAGACATGTCGAGTGTCCGAGAAGGGTGGAAAGCGGCCCTTGCTCGCACCTCAACTTTAAACAATCATTGCGGCTGGGAGGACGTTCGATGCGTCAGAGCCGACAGGGATGGATCGGGCTTGGCACGGCCTTCGTGTTCTTGCTCGCCATGGTCTACGCGCTGTTCTTCATTTCGGGATATCGAAACGGGCAGGATGCGGCGATGCGGGACAATCAGTCCGCAATGGCGTCCAACTCCTGAAGGCCAGACGACGACAGCGGGTCGGAAGCAGCTGTCGCGAGCGAGCCCGGAAGCGGACCCTCGCCAGCGGGTGGCAGACCCCGAAACACATCCTCCGCCAACTCGCCACGCCTCACGGCCTCCCCACGCGACGCGTGGGTACAACCCTATTCCGCCGGGCGGGCGGCGGCGAAGACGTTCTCGATCACCCGGCGATAGACCGAGGTCAGGGCGTCGAGTTCGGTGGTGGGAACCCGTTCGTCGAACTGGTGCATGGTGACGCCCACGAGGCCGAGCTCCAGCACTGGGCAGAGGGCGCGGATGAAGCGGGCGTCTGAGGTGCCGCCGGTGGTGGAGGCCTCCGGACGGCGACCCAGTTCGGCCTCGACCGCGTCCTGAACGAGCGTGACGAAGGGGCCGACGGGGGTCAGGAAGGCCTCGCCGGAGCACATATGTTCCAGCGTGATCTGCATGCCGGTCTCGGCCTGGATCCTGCCCGCCTCGCGGTTCAGCCAGTCGATCAGTTCGTCGCCGGTGTGGCTCGGGTTGAAGCGGATGTTCAGCCGGGCCCGGGCCTCGGACGGGATGACATTGGTCGCCCCGTTGCCGATGTCGATGGTGGTGATCTCGAGGTTCGACGGCTGGAAGGCCTCATAGCCGTCGTCGAGGACGTGGGCGTCGAGGCTGCTGAGCAGCCGCACCAGCACCGGGGCCGGATTGGCCGCGCGCTGCGGATAGGCGACGTGGCCCTGTTTGCCGTGGACGGTAATCCAGGTGTTGAGCGAACCGCGGCGGCCGATCTTGATCATGTCGCCCAGCAGCCCTTGTGACGACGGCTCGCCGACGATGCAGGCGTCGATGATCTCGCCCTCGGCCATCAGGGCCTCGACGACGCGCTTGGTGCCGTGCAGGGCCGGACCTTCCTCGTCGCCGGTGATCAGGAAGGACAGGGAGCCGTGCGGTTCGCCCTTGGCCAGAACCTCGGCGACGGCCGAGACCCAGGCGGCGATCCCGCCCTTCATGTCCACCGCCCCGCGCCCGAACAGGATGCCGTCCTTGACCTCGGCCTGGAAGGGATCGGAGGACCAGCCGCTTTCGGCGCCCGTGGGCACCACATCGGTATGGCCGGCGAAACAGAGGTTGGGCGAGGCCGTGCCGCGCCGGGCGTAGAGGTTTTCGATCCGGGCGTGGACACCCGCGCCGCCCGGCCCCTCGAACGGCATGCGGCGGCAGGTGAAGCCCAGCTCGGTCAGCACCGTCTCCAGCACCTCCATGGCCCCGGCGTCGACGGGGGTCACCGAGGGCCGGCGGATCAGCAGGCGGGTCAGTTCGACAGGATCGATCACAGGAGTTGATGCGCGGCTCATGGCTCTATGCTTTACGGGTCTTGTGCGACTGCGAGAAGGGATGGCCGTGCCCAAGATAGTTAACGCCGAGGTCCCGACCATCAGCGGAACTACCTACCCCGACGAATATGCGGCCGAGTGCCTGCCGCGGCGTCGACAGCCGCTGGGCGACGCGGCCGGGCTGGACCAGTTCGGCGTCAATCTGCTGCATCTTCCAGCCGGGGCCTGGTCTTCGCAGCGCCACTGGCATTTCACCGAGGACGAATTCGTCTGGGTCGTCTCGGGCGAGGTGGTCCTGGTCGAGGGGCAGCCGAACCCCGACGGCTCGGGTGAAACCCTGGTCGAGACCGTTCTCCGCGCAGGCGAGTGCGCGGGCTTCAAGGCCGGGGTCCCCAACGGCCACAAGATCGAGAACCGGTCAGACAGCCTGGCCGTCCTGCTGGAGGTCGGGACGCGCAACCCGACCGGCGACGGCTGCGACTACCCCGACATCGACATGGTCCTGCCGCTCGGCGCGGACCGCTACCATCACCGAGACGGAACGCCCTACCCCAAGTATGACCGACGCACCTGACGCCCCCGAGCCGATCACCAAACCCGTCGCCGAGGCGGCCCTGGCCGCCCACGGGACCAATCCGTGGAGGATCCCCGACTTCCGCTATCTGTGGGTGACGCGGGTGGCGGCCGGGCTGGCGATCCAGATCCAGTCGACGACCGTTATCTGGCAGGTGCTGGATCTGGCGCGCGTGGGCGGGGCGACAGTGCGCGAGGCGGCGCTCTATGCGGGCGCGGTCGGACTGGTGCAGTTCATTCCCTTGCTGATCCTGACCCTGCCGGCCGGGGAGATGGCCGACCGGCGCGACCGCCGCCGCACCGTGGCCTTTTCGGTCGCGGGGGAGCTGACCTGCGCGGTCCTGTTCCTGATCCTCGCCCTGCTCGGCGCCGTGCCGCTCTGGGCCCTGCTGGCCGTCGCCGCCCTGTTCGGGGTCAGCCGCGCCTTCCTGGCCCCCGCCAGCCAGGCCTATCTGCCCATGGTCGTCGGCCGCGCCGCCCTGCCCCGCGCCATCGTCGCCCAGGCCCTGGCGTTTCAGGTCGGGGCCATCGCCGGCCCGGCCGCGGGCGGCCTGCTGATCGGCCGGTTCGGGATCAATGTCGCCTATGGCGTATCGGCGGCCCTGTTCGTGATCGCCCTGATCTGCATCCTTCTGGTCAAGACCAGCGGCAAGCCGGCCAATGCCCGCGAGGGCGGCGACCTGCGCGACCGGATCACGGCCGTGGGCGAGGGGCTGAGCTACATCTGGAAGACGGGTGTGGTGATCGGGGCGATTTCGCTGGATCTGGTCGTCGTCCTGCTGGCCGGGATGGCCCTGCTGATCCCGGTCTTCGCGCGCGACATCCTGCATGTCGGTTCGGAGGGCTTTGGCCTGTTCCGCGCCTCGTTCGGGGTCGGCGCCTTCCTGATGGGCCTCTATCTGGCGCGCTTCCCCATCGTGCGCCGGGGCGGGATCTGGATGTTCGGGGCGGTCGCCGTGTTCGGGGTCTGCACTCTGGTGTTCGGGGTGTCGCGGATCGCCTGGGTCTCTGGCGTGGCCCTGGCCATCGCAGGCGCAGCGGACATGATCAGCGTCAACATCCGCCAGACCCTGATCCAGCTGGCCACCCCCGACGAGATGCGCGGCCGGGTGTCCTCGGTCTCCATGCTGTTCATCGGGGCGTCGAACGAACTGGGCGACGCCTTCACCGGCCTGATGGCGCGGATCCTGGGTCCGGTCGGCGCCGCGGTGTTCGGCGGCGTCGGGGCCCTGGCCGCGACCGGCGCCTGGGCGAAGATGTTCCCGAGCCTGAGGAAGGCGGATCGGCTGGAGTAGAGAGTGATTAGTGGTTTGTGATTTGTGGTTCGCGAGCGCCGGGCCGCGCCAAACCACTAATCACTAATCACCAACCACCCGCCTTCAGCCCCAGACCTTGAAGTGCTTGCTGAGCTTCAACCCCTGCCGCTGGTAGTGGCTGCCGCCTTCGCCATAGAGGCGGGTGGGGCGTTCGGTCAGGGGTTCATAGACGAGCCGCGCGACGATCTGGCCGTGCTCCAGCAGGAAGGGCGTATCGTGGGTGCGGACCTCCAGCACCCCCTTGGAGCCCGCGCCGTGGGCCTCATCCGTGCCGAAGCCCGGGTCGAAGAAGCCGGCGTAGTGGACGCGGAACTCACCGACCGAGGGGTCGATCGGGGTCATTTCGGCGGCCTGATCGACGGGGATCTCGACCTCGTCTGAAGAGGCCAAGATGTAGAACTCGCCCGGGTCCAGCAGCAGCTCGCCGCGACGCAGGGTCAGGGGCTCCCAGTAGTCGCGCGGGTCGTGGCCGTCGATGTTCTCCAGATCGACCACGCCGGCGTGGCGACGGCCGCGGAAGCCGACGATGTCGCCGCCGCGCAGGTCGACGCCGACAGAGCGGGTCTCCAGCTTCGGCGGTTCGCCGGCCTTGAGGCGCAGCTGGTTCAGCCGGGTGCCGGGGCGGACCAGGATGGAGAAGGTCTGGGGCGCGATCTCCATATAGAGCGGCCCCTCATAGCCCTCCGCGACGTCGTCGAAGCTGGCGCCGCGATCGGTCAGCAGGCGGACGAAGACGTCGACGCGGCCGGTCGAGGATTTGGGATTGGCGCGGGCGATCAGGCCTTTTGGCAGGCTGAGCCGCTCCTGAAGTTCGGCGATATAGACGCAGCCTTTTTCCAGCACATAGCCGCCCGACAGATCGATCGGATGCATGGAGACGTCGGCGATGCGGTCGGCGACCAGACGCTGGCCCGGCAGGAAGGAGGCGCGGACGCGCCAGGCGCGGTCGGACAGGCGCAGGTCGAGACTGGCCGGCTGGACCTGATCGGCGTCGAAGGGAGTCTGCGAGGTGATGGCACCCGTGGCGATCAGCGTCTCGATGGACTGGCAGGGCAGGATGCCCGCTTTTAAAATGTCGAATGTCATTCCGACAGCCATACACGTTGCGCCTTAAAAGCGAGAGAGCCTCCCCGAAAAGCGAGGAGGGTTGAAGGGCCAGCCAGAGCGCGCGACTGTGGACCCATGCACGACACGCAGCCCTACATCGCGGAAACCGAAGGGGTCCTGGTCAAGGTCCGGCCCAGCTATCTGGCCGGCCAGTCCGATCCGGACGCGGGACGCTGGGTCTGGGCCTATCAGGTCGAGATCGTCAATCTGGGGACCTCGGCGATCCAGCTGGTGGCGCGCCACTGGGTGATCACCGACGCGCGCGGCCATGTCGAGGAGGTGCGCGGGTCGGGCGTGATCGGCGAACAGCCGGTCATCGCGCCGGGCGACAGCTATTCCTATGCCTCGG
The genomic region above belongs to Brevundimonas goettingensis and contains:
- a CDS encoding cupin domain-containing protein, which encodes MPKIVNAEVPTISGTTYPDEYAAECLPRRRQPLGDAAGLDQFGVNLLHLPAGAWSSQRHWHFTEDEFVWVVSGEVVLVEGQPNPDGSGETLVETVLRAGECAGFKAGVPNGHKIENRSDSLAVLLEVGTRNPTGDGCDYPDIDMVLPLGADRYHHRDGTPYPKYDRRT
- a CDS encoding MFS transporter, with the protein product MTDAPDAPEPITKPVAEAALAAHGTNPWRIPDFRYLWVTRVAAGLAIQIQSTTVIWQVLDLARVGGATVREAALYAGAVGLVQFIPLLILTLPAGEMADRRDRRRTVAFSVAGELTCAVLFLILALLGAVPLWALLAVAALFGVSRAFLAPASQAYLPMVVGRAALPRAIVAQALAFQVGAIAGPAAGGLLIGRFGINVAYGVSAALFVIALICILLVKTSGKPANAREGGDLRDRITAVGEGLSYIWKTGVVIGAISLDLVVVLLAGMALLIPVFARDILHVGSEGFGLFRASFGVGAFLMGLYLARFPIVRRGGIWMFGAVAVFGVCTLVFGVSRIAWVSGVALAIAGAADMISVNIRQTLIQLATPDEMRGRVSSVSMLFIGASNELGDAFTGLMARILGPVGAAVFGGVGALAATGAWAKMFPSLRKADRLE
- the dapE gene encoding succinyl-diaminopimelate desuccinylase, translating into MSRASTPVIDPVELTRLLIRRPSVTPVDAGAMEVLETVLTELGFTCRRMPFEGPGGAGVHARIENLYARRGTASPNLCFAGHTDVVPTGAESGWSSDPFQAEVKDGILFGRGAVDMKGGIAAWVSAVAEVLAKGEPHGSLSFLITGDEEGPALHGTKRVVEALMAEGEIIDACIVGEPSSQGLLGDMIKIGRRGSLNTWITVHGKQGHVAYPQRAANPAPVLVRLLSSLDAHVLDDGYEAFQPSNLEITTIDIGNGATNVIPSEARARLNIRFNPSHTGDELIDWLNREAGRIQAETGMQITLEHMCSGEAFLTPVGPFVTLVQDAVEAELGRRPEASTTGGTSDARFIRALCPVLELGLVGVTMHQFDERVPTTELDALTSVYRRVIENVFAAARPAE
- a CDS encoding 2'-deoxycytidine 5'-triphosphate deaminase, producing MTFDILKAGILPCQSIETLIATGAITSQTPFDADQVQPASLDLRLSDRAWRVRASFLPGQRLVADRIADVSMHPIDLSGGYVLEKGCVYIAELQERLSLPKGLIARANPKSSTGRVDVFVRLLTDRGASFDDVAEGYEGPLYMEIAPQTFSILVRPGTRLNQLRLKAGEPPKLETRSVGVDLRGGDIVGFRGRRHAGVVDLENIDGHDPRDYWEPLTLRRGELLLDPGEFYILASSDEVEIPVDQAAEMTPIDPSVGEFRVHYAGFFDPGFGTDEAHGAGSKGVLEVRTHDTPFLLEHGQIVARLVYEPLTERPTRLYGEGGSHYQRQGLKLSKHFKVWG
- the apaG gene encoding Co2+/Mg2+ efflux protein ApaG, with the protein product MHDTQPYIAETEGVLVKVRPSYLAGQSDPDAGRWVWAYQVEIVNLGTSAIQLVARHWVITDARGHVEEVRGSGVIGEQPVIAPGDSYSYASGCPLTTPSGSMVGAYSMTDGEGRVFEAAIPAFSLDIPDKRRTLN
- a CDS encoding EF-hand domain-containing protein produces the protein MTRQLSPKKSETLEIRLPHQTKTAFMARCQTEGRTASEAVRRFIDGEIAGPSRRPRVSLWQAFAAAAAGLAIGAVAAPSLAQTSHAATAPRAAFDRLDRNHDGVVSYAEFRAG
- a CDS encoding AraC family transcriptional regulator, with product MTATLTPYMARMARVLDHIDRRLDGDLDLESVSAVAAFSKFHFHRQFRATFGLSLHRYVQLARLRQASKRLADVGGASVTDIALDAGYETPDAFARAFRQRLGQSPSDFRKSPAWEPWLAAFSPLNSARSQIMPQTFTAADVVIREVAPTRVAIFEHRGDPETLDQTIQRFIAWRKSQGLSPANSTTFNIWHTERRPANPADYRMELCVGLPAGSDIAIAGEGVREGEIPGGRCAVLRVTGDTHNLEPAALFLYRDWLPDSGEEMRDFPVYCQRFFLEAPEQGTAAEVHLPLR